A single window of Pontibacillus chungwhensis DNA harbors:
- a CDS encoding MBL fold metallo-hydrolase, producing MALQPLTVDELAKKILNNEEVFLLDIRKEEDYEGWAVEGRNVRSLNIPFKTLESDPGDVKEKLPNDQPVYVVCARGISSQKAVEILKEAGLEEVTYLEGGMTAWSEHLEPVKIGDLTGGGELYQFLRLGKGCLSYMIIANGEAAVVDANRMTDHYKQFAKKHNISIKHVLDTHLHADHISGGKELADQEGATYWFPKQDDVGVEFSYSGLEDGTEISVGDVKVAAFYSPGHTIGSTSFIVDQKYLLTGDILFVQSIGRPDLAGKAEDWVEDLRQTLYSRYKDLSQDLIVLPAHFGKMEEVNEEGTVQGKLQELYKQNDRLQVEDESEFRHLVTDNLPPQPNSHEEIRKTNMGKKQPDADERREMEVGPNRCAV from the coding sequence ATGGCACTACAACCATTAACTGTAGATGAATTAGCTAAAAAGATTCTGAACAATGAGGAAGTATTTCTTCTCGATATTCGAAAAGAGGAAGACTACGAAGGGTGGGCTGTAGAAGGCCGCAATGTTCGCAGTTTGAATATCCCTTTTAAAACGCTCGAAAGCGATCCTGGTGACGTGAAAGAAAAGCTTCCAAATGACCAACCCGTTTACGTCGTTTGTGCTCGAGGCATTTCTTCACAGAAAGCCGTTGAAATCCTGAAAGAAGCAGGTCTTGAGGAGGTTACCTACCTTGAAGGTGGAATGACCGCCTGGAGTGAACACCTTGAGCCGGTCAAAATTGGGGATCTAACCGGTGGCGGCGAGCTGTATCAGTTCCTTCGCCTCGGAAAAGGGTGCTTATCTTACATGATCATAGCAAACGGCGAGGCAGCTGTTGTGGATGCCAACCGTATGACAGACCACTATAAACAGTTCGCGAAAAAGCACAACATCTCCATTAAACACGTGCTCGATACCCATTTACACGCGGACCATATCTCAGGAGGTAAAGAACTCGCTGACCAAGAAGGCGCCACTTACTGGTTCCCGAAACAAGATGATGTCGGGGTTGAGTTTTCGTATAGTGGTTTAGAAGACGGCACAGAAATCTCCGTTGGCGATGTGAAGGTTGCTGCTTTCTATTCACCAGGTCACACGATCGGAAGCACAAGCTTTATCGTCGATCAGAAATACTTGCTAACAGGCGATATTTTATTCGTTCAATCCATTGGCCGTCCGGACCTTGCCGGGAAAGCAGAAGACTGGGTAGAGGATCTTCGTCAGACGCTTTACAGCCGCTACAAAGATCTGTCTCAGGACTTAATCGTTCTGCCGGCCCACTTTGGTAAAATGGAAGAAGTGAATGAAGAAGGAACGGTGCAAGGGAAGCTGCAGGAGCTTTATAAGCAAAACGATCGTTTGCAGGTAGAGGATGAGAGTGAATTCCGTCACCTTGTGACCGATAACCTTCCGCCTCAGCCAAACAGTCACGAAGAAATTCGCAAAACCAATATGGGTAAAAAGCAACCAGACGCAGACGAACGCCGTGAAATGGAAGTCGGCCCGAACCGCTGCGCTGTATAA
- a CDS encoding organic hydroperoxide resistance protein, with protein sequence MKVLYTAEATAKGGREGSVSTSDNKVEHNLSTPEGLGGQGGDGTNPEQLFACGYSACFDGALNLVADQSGEQIESTVTAKVDIGKGNDGLGLGVNLHVEISGVDQAKAEELVNKAHDVCPYSKATRGNIEVSLETKAV encoded by the coding sequence ATGAAAGTACTTTATACAGCAGAAGCAACAGCAAAAGGCGGACGCGAAGGTTCCGTTTCAACATCTGATAATAAAGTTGAACATAATCTGTCTACGCCAGAAGGTCTTGGCGGCCAAGGCGGAGACGGTACAAACCCTGAACAATTATTCGCATGTGGCTATTCAGCGTGCTTCGATGGCGCACTAAACCTTGTTGCCGATCAGTCTGGTGAACAGATTGAATCAACGGTTACAGCTAAAGTTGATATCGGTAAAGGAAACGACGGCTTAGGTCTTGGCGTGAACTTACATGTTGAGATCAGCGGTGTTGACCAAGCTAAAGCTGAAGAACTTGTGAATAAGGCACACGATGTATGCCCTTATTCTAAAGCGACACGCGGTAACATCGAAGTTTCTCTAGAAACGAAGGCTGTGTAA
- the spoIIR gene encoding stage II sporulation protein R, giving the protein MNMLKKVNVKKAVGVALLVVLCAVLFPYTLEGYNEAPDRGTDIQVIPDQAIRLRILANSDRDRDQAIKRKVRDAVNAEITVWVEELTSIEAARELIQSRLGELEEIVDNVLKEEGVQTSYTVDYGKHVEFPAKLYGTYLYPAGEYEAILITLGNGDGANWWCVLFPPLCFLDFNNGTSVAAETTDEPAQEIEEEQSTTKEEPKEEVDSSAKAEREKVEVKFFLTEWFSFL; this is encoded by the coding sequence ATGAATATGTTGAAGAAGGTGAATGTAAAGAAAGCGGTTGGTGTTGCGTTGTTGGTTGTGCTTTGTGCGGTATTGTTTCCTTATACATTGGAAGGGTATAATGAGGCGCCTGACCGTGGCACGGATATTCAAGTCATTCCAGATCAAGCCATTCGTTTACGCATTCTAGCAAATAGTGACCGTGATCGAGATCAGGCGATTAAACGAAAAGTAAGAGACGCCGTCAATGCTGAGATCACCGTTTGGGTCGAGGAGTTAACCTCTATTGAAGCAGCTCGTGAACTAATTCAGAGCCGACTAGGTGAATTAGAGGAAATTGTGGATAACGTGTTGAAAGAAGAAGGTGTTCAAACATCTTACACTGTGGATTACGGGAAGCATGTAGAATTTCCGGCTAAACTTTATGGAACGTATCTTTACCCAGCTGGTGAATATGAAGCAATCTTAATTACGTTAGGTAATGGAGATGGAGCCAACTGGTGGTGTGTGCTATTCCCACCACTTTGCTTCCTTGATTTCAATAACGGCACATCAGTAGCTGCAGAAACAACAGATGAACCGGCTCAAGAGATCGAAGAGGAGCAGTCCACAACGAAAGAAGAGCCAAAAGAAGAAGTAGACTCAAGTGCAAAAGCAGAGCGAGAAAAAGTCGAAGTGAAGTTCTTCTTAACCGAGTGGTTTAGCTTTTTATAG
- a CDS encoding sulfite exporter TauE/SafE family protein, with protein MEWSLLLTVFAIGLVGSFVSGLVGIGGAIVNYPMVLYIPPLLGFAGFSAHAAAGIVAVQVFVASFGGVWGYRKGNYLHKTLIVYMGISILIGSLLGGFGASYLSEKVVNIVYGVLALIAVVMMFIPTHEQTEGKDHPDFNKWVASISAFIVGIGAGIVGAGGAFLLVPIMLSILHIPTRMTIASSLAITFISSIGAVTGKLFSGDVPIMPAIAIGIASIITSQLGAEAGKKANTNVLQTILAVLIVGTAIKIWWDILL; from the coding sequence ATGGAATGGTCATTATTGTTAACGGTTTTTGCTATTGGACTTGTCGGTTCTTTCGTATCTGGATTAGTTGGCATAGGCGGTGCCATTGTCAATTATCCGATGGTGCTTTATATCCCACCACTACTGGGCTTCGCTGGTTTCAGCGCCCATGCAGCTGCTGGTATTGTGGCTGTGCAAGTCTTCGTAGCTTCATTTGGAGGCGTATGGGGGTACCGTAAGGGGAACTACCTTCATAAAACGTTAATCGTCTATATGGGCATAAGTATCTTAATCGGTAGCTTATTAGGAGGATTTGGAGCCTCGTACTTATCTGAGAAAGTCGTAAATATTGTGTACGGTGTCCTTGCACTGATTGCCGTAGTCATGATGTTCATCCCGACACACGAACAGACGGAAGGAAAGGATCACCCGGACTTTAACAAATGGGTCGCCTCTATTTCGGCATTTATCGTCGGAATCGGAGCGGGAATCGTCGGTGCAGGCGGAGCTTTTTTACTTGTACCGATTATGCTCAGTATCCTTCACATTCCGACCCGGATGACCATCGCTTCTTCACTGGCCATCACATTTATCTCATCGATTGGCGCTGTAACAGGTAAGCTATTCTCAGGTGATGTACCGATCATGCCTGCAATCGCGATCGGGATTGCAAGCATCATAACCTCTCAACTTGGAGCCGAAGCAGGGAAAAAAGCCAATACGAACGTACTGCAAACGATTCTCGCCGTACTTATAGTCGGCACAGCCATCAAGATATGGTGGGACATTCTTCTTTAA
- a CDS encoding WG repeat-containing protein produces the protein MGECKRCGSPIEAGDICENCKEEQDYIQRKNEESMFDYEPEQPTYETPKRKREMEEPEPVEEASVTQPERVEQTEPEDPFLFGEKTESKSKEFKRPKVRWVVSGLLLIVLGAAFLIYMQITSKDTLYFTMDEEGQLQFMNRAGKIVLETDREIQPTFPYEEDAKDLGPEHIGKGMQFTGELYPARVPSMEEGPTFGYINKEGEWGIEPSFQQALPFYEGRALVIKDGLRGFINVEGEMVIPADYHNAKDFKEGYAPVMVEGYWGYVNKDGDMVIEPSYEEAYHFNGGVALVKKDRRAYFIDTEGKKIMEKTFPDARAFSEGLAPVRFEEGWSFGYVDEDGNTKIKPQFVNAYPFHDGYATVCPEENKCGVINKGGHMVVEPEFESIGWFVDGLAFAFTNDRQRMVYINTKGETQFEVDAMGQGFPYYNGLVLTIKANENPEEDQNRFFFQYRNKNGEVVHEFDGL, from the coding sequence GTGGGGGAGTGCAAGAGGTGTGGTTCTCCGATTGAAGCGGGGGACATATGCGAGAATTGTAAAGAAGAACAAGATTACATACAAAGAAAAAACGAAGAATCGATGTTTGATTACGAGCCAGAACAACCTACATATGAAACGCCGAAAAGAAAGCGGGAGATGGAGGAGCCCGAACCCGTAGAAGAGGCCTCCGTTACTCAACCTGAACGAGTCGAACAAACCGAACCGGAAGACCCTTTCTTATTCGGCGAAAAGACCGAGTCAAAGTCAAAAGAATTCAAGCGCCCAAAAGTAAGATGGGTCGTGTCAGGCCTGCTCCTTATTGTATTGGGCGCAGCTTTTCTCATATACATGCAGATCACTTCGAAGGATACGCTCTATTTTACGATGGATGAGGAAGGGCAACTACAATTCATGAACAGAGCAGGGAAAATCGTGCTTGAAACAGATCGCGAAATCCAACCCACGTTCCCTTATGAGGAAGATGCCAAGGACCTGGGTCCTGAGCATATTGGCAAAGGAATGCAGTTTACAGGAGAACTTTATCCGGCAAGGGTACCTTCAATGGAGGAGGGTCCAACGTTTGGCTATATCAACAAAGAGGGGGAATGGGGGATCGAACCCTCTTTCCAGCAGGCCCTACCTTTCTATGAGGGCCGCGCCCTTGTCATAAAAGACGGATTACGGGGCTTCATAAACGTGGAGGGAGAAATGGTTATTCCAGCCGATTATCATAATGCCAAAGATTTCAAAGAAGGGTACGCCCCTGTGATGGTCGAAGGCTACTGGGGCTATGTGAATAAAGACGGGGATATGGTCATAGAACCTTCTTATGAAGAAGCTTATCATTTCAACGGTGGGGTGGCTCTTGTGAAGAAGGATCGCAGGGCATACTTCATTGATACAGAAGGGAAGAAAATCATGGAGAAAACCTTCCCGGATGCCCGTGCTTTCTCAGAAGGTCTCGCGCCAGTCCGGTTTGAAGAAGGGTGGAGCTTTGGTTATGTTGATGAAGACGGGAATACAAAGATCAAGCCTCAATTCGTCAACGCCTATCCCTTTCATGATGGCTATGCGACCGTATGCCCTGAGGAGAATAAATGCGGCGTGATCAATAAAGGAGGACACATGGTTGTTGAGCCAGAGTTCGAATCGATTGGATGGTTCGTGGATGGACTTGCCTTTGCCTTCACAAACGATCGACAACGTATGGTCTACATTAATACCAAAGGGGAAACCCAATTTGAGGTCGATGCCATGGGCCAAGGCTTTCCGTATTACAATGGATTGGTCCTTACGATAAAAGCAAATGAGAATCCAGAAGAAGATCAGAATCGGTTCTTCTTCCAATACAGAAATAAAAACGGAGAAGTGGTTCATGAATTTGATGGCCTCTAG
- a CDS encoding L-threonylcarbamoyladenylate synthase — MSTTETKFWTIDPQHINDYDQQIHEAAECLKENQAVAFPTETVYGLGANALNDEAVQHIFAAKGRPADNPLIVHVADKMHIEDVVTHIPDIAHKLIDAFMPGPLTLILESNGACASNVTAGLSSVGVRIPDHPVARALLQACRLPLAAPSANRSGRPSPTSADHVYKDLNGRVAGIVDGGQTGVGVESTVVDCTGDRPVILRPGGITKEDLESVVGPTDFDAALLNQKEKPKSPGMKYTHYAPEAPLWLVEGDLEFLQSQIDQLRENDKRVGVIISEEHVDQIEADEVQVCGSREQLSEVAVHLYSALRAFSTDTIDVILCESFPEYGMGYAVMNRLKKASTSVITQDK; from the coding sequence TTGAGTACAACAGAAACGAAATTTTGGACCATCGATCCTCAACATATAAACGATTACGATCAACAAATCCATGAAGCGGCCGAATGTCTTAAAGAGAATCAGGCTGTCGCTTTTCCTACTGAAACGGTGTACGGCCTTGGGGCGAATGCGCTGAATGACGAAGCGGTGCAACACATTTTTGCAGCTAAAGGTCGGCCGGCTGACAATCCGCTTATTGTGCACGTAGCCGATAAAATGCATATTGAAGACGTGGTGACGCATATTCCGGACATCGCCCATAAGCTAATCGATGCCTTTATGCCTGGACCGCTTACCCTTATTTTAGAGAGCAACGGCGCCTGTGCCTCAAATGTAACGGCAGGATTATCTTCTGTGGGCGTCCGGATTCCTGATCATCCGGTAGCCCGTGCATTATTACAAGCGTGCAGGCTCCCGCTCGCTGCGCCGAGTGCGAACCGCTCTGGTCGCCCGAGCCCAACGTCAGCCGATCACGTGTACAAAGATCTGAATGGCCGCGTTGCTGGAATTGTAGACGGGGGCCAGACAGGCGTAGGCGTTGAATCGACCGTTGTGGATTGCACAGGGGACCGTCCGGTAATTTTAAGACCAGGTGGCATTACAAAAGAAGACCTTGAGAGCGTAGTGGGGCCGACGGACTTCGATGCCGCTTTACTAAATCAAAAAGAAAAACCAAAATCACCAGGCATGAAGTATACGCACTATGCCCCTGAAGCCCCTCTTTGGCTTGTAGAAGGAGACCTTGAATTTCTTCAAAGTCAGATTGACCAGCTTAGAGAGAATGACAAACGCGTCGGTGTCATTATCAGTGAGGAACATGTGGATCAAATCGAAGCAGATGAGGTACAGGTATGTGGTTCTCGTGAGCAGTTAAGCGAAGTGGCTGTTCACTTGTATAGCGCCCTGCGCGCGTTTTCTACCGATACCATTGACGTGATCCTATGTGAAAGCTTCCCGGAATACGGGATGGGCTATGCTGTTATGAACCGGTTAAAGAAAGCATCAACTAGCGTTATTACCCAAGACAAATAG
- a CDS encoding manganese efflux pump MntP, producing the protein MDSFTIIGEIVTLTMMAVALGMDAFSIGLGMGMVPLRLRKIGTIGLTVGIFHVIMPFIGMVVGRFLSAQLGSVATVAGGVLLLILGAQMFYSSFQKDDAPAFTPVGFGLIIFSLSVSLDSFSVGLSLGMSGARTLITLVLFGLASTVLTWGGLLLGRKVQGLLGTYSEMFGGSILCAFGLQLIL; encoded by the coding sequence ATGGATTCGTTCACGATTATTGGAGAGATTGTTACGCTTACCATGATGGCAGTAGCATTAGGAATGGATGCTTTTTCAATCGGCCTTGGGATGGGAATGGTTCCGCTCAGGCTTCGAAAAATAGGCACGATCGGACTTACAGTAGGAATATTCCATGTAATCATGCCCTTTATCGGAATGGTAGTCGGCCGATTTCTATCTGCTCAGCTAGGTTCAGTCGCGACAGTAGCCGGAGGGGTATTGCTCCTAATTCTGGGTGCGCAAATGTTTTATTCCTCCTTTCAAAAAGACGACGCGCCTGCGTTCACACCCGTAGGATTTGGCCTCATTATCTTCTCCTTAAGCGTTAGTTTAGACAGCTTCTCAGTCGGGCTAAGTCTCGGAATGTCCGGAGCTCGTACTCTTATAACGCTCGTTTTATTTGGACTCGCCAGTACCGTACTCACATGGGGAGGACTTCTGCTCGGAAGGAAAGTTCAAGGGCTCCTCGGTACCTACTCAGAAATGTTCGGAGGCAGCATCCTTTGCGCATTCGGCCTCCAGCTCATCCTATAA
- a CDS encoding TIGR01440 family protein has product MTVKEDIKQIVDEWIDSSYLKEGDLFVVGCSTSEVAGEHIGTSGSQKIAEDLYEELARLKDQCGVRLIFQCCEHLNRALVLERDVLREHRLEEVSVIPVRKAGGSMATHAYHQMKDPVVVEEITANAGIDIGDTFIGMHLKKVAVPVRFKQKTIGEAHVTNARSRPKLIGGNRAVYTIEEPSSVTCD; this is encoded by the coding sequence ATGACTGTAAAAGAGGACATAAAGCAAATTGTCGATGAATGGATCGACAGTTCATACTTAAAAGAGGGCGACCTTTTCGTAGTGGGTTGTTCCACAAGTGAGGTCGCAGGAGAACACATCGGCACAAGCGGAAGTCAGAAGATCGCTGAGGATCTTTACGAAGAACTCGCGCGTCTTAAAGATCAATGCGGAGTCAGGCTCATTTTCCAATGCTGTGAGCACCTCAATCGAGCGCTCGTTCTAGAACGAGACGTCTTACGTGAACACCGTTTAGAAGAAGTGTCAGTCATTCCGGTCCGCAAAGCGGGAGGGTCCATGGCCACGCACGCGTATCATCAGATGAAAGACCCAGTGGTCGTTGAGGAGATTACGGCAAACGCCGGGATCGATATTGGCGATACGTTTATTGGCATGCATTTGAAGAAAGTAGCTGTACCTGTCAGGTTTAAGCAAAAGACGATCGGAGAGGCTCACGTGACAAATGCGCGATCTCGTCCGAAGCTCATTGGTGGCAACCGGGCAGTTTACACAATAGAAGAACCATCGTCCGTTACCTGTGATTAG
- a CDS encoding low molecular weight protein arginine phosphatase: MKHILFVCTGNTCRSPMAEALLREKNGDIEVRSAGIFAHKGSRASKGTEEALMKKGISLKHESQPLSLDLMRWADLVLTMTAQHKQSVVMEYPRFEDNVFTLKEYVLQNDHNQWQQLKEAYSTLEDRKAVFLQKNRQKYNTPQELEKALVQHLNEEISLIREIEANLPNSDISDPFGGDADTYEKTLTEIEKHVELLIEKLDNK; encoded by the coding sequence ATGAAGCATATATTGTTTGTGTGCACAGGGAATACATGTAGAAGTCCGATGGCAGAAGCCTTGTTAAGGGAGAAGAATGGAGACATCGAAGTAAGGTCAGCTGGGATCTTTGCTCATAAGGGTTCAAGAGCCTCTAAAGGGACAGAAGAAGCTCTTATGAAGAAAGGGATTTCCCTTAAGCACGAGTCGCAACCTCTTTCACTCGATCTGATGAGGTGGGCGGACCTTGTGTTAACCATGACCGCGCAGCATAAGCAAAGCGTTGTGATGGAGTATCCGCGCTTTGAAGATAACGTGTTTACGCTGAAAGAATACGTTCTCCAGAATGATCACAATCAGTGGCAGCAGCTTAAAGAAGCTTACTCTACTTTAGAAGATAGAAAGGCAGTCTTTTTACAAAAGAATCGCCAAAAATATAACACGCCGCAAGAACTAGAAAAGGCCTTAGTGCAACACCTGAACGAAGAGATCTCACTCATCCGTGAAATCGAAGCAAATCTACCTAACTCTGACATTTCCGATCCATTTGGAGGGGATGCAGATACCTACGAAAAAACGCTTACAGAAATTGAAAAACATGTTGAACTTCTTATCGAAAAATTAGACAATAAGTAG
- a CDS encoding methyl-accepting chemotaxis protein yields MAEVAEKKKYRFSLRLKLVVFITALAVITYSTSAFFIYVLYDRMKDTIGLGIVPFTLITFALGILWSGILAYVAAGFITKPLLKLEGIAAKAALGDITDEVAVSKSDDEIRSLGTAFGTMMTNLRGMVHNIDQNFGETNQSVTAIKKATEQATDQARLISETIDEISQGSENSSTAIQQTAEAIEETTELATQVQQKAQRSHEMSSHMIATLQDSEKVVHSLVTGIQSIAEEQELSLEAVERMETNAKKVGDIISLVGNLAEQTNLLALNASIEAARAGEHGKGFAVVAEEVRKLADESGKAVKGISDLIQNMQKDVSQVVQKITDGVQFARREADRGGETNQAIADMSTSVNEVALAVQEISALVDQQLTSLQSTSIQSQEVSAIAEETSAGTLQASSSVQHQTELIESIDQIAHALQEQADGLRQQIHRFRITDIEKG; encoded by the coding sequence ATGGCAGAAGTGGCGGAGAAAAAGAAATATCGGTTTAGTCTCAGATTAAAGCTTGTTGTGTTCATCACAGCGCTTGCTGTAATCACGTATTCAACGAGCGCTTTTTTCATTTATGTGCTGTATGACCGGATGAAAGATACCATCGGTCTTGGCATCGTGCCGTTTACGTTGATCACGTTCGCCCTCGGCATACTGTGGTCAGGCATTCTTGCTTATGTAGCAGCCGGTTTTATTACAAAACCTCTTCTTAAATTGGAAGGAATCGCCGCTAAAGCAGCTCTTGGGGATATAACGGATGAAGTGGCTGTCTCTAAATCAGACGACGAAATTCGCTCCCTCGGTACAGCTTTTGGAACGATGATGACCAATTTAAGAGGCATGGTACATAACATTGACCAGAATTTCGGGGAAACGAATCAATCGGTAACCGCCATAAAAAAGGCAACCGAACAAGCGACAGATCAAGCGCGGCTTATATCAGAGACGATCGATGAAATTTCGCAAGGCTCAGAGAACTCATCTACTGCCATTCAACAAACAGCCGAAGCGATCGAAGAAACAACCGAACTCGCAACACAAGTTCAACAAAAAGCGCAGCGTTCTCATGAGATGTCTTCACACATGATCGCAACGCTGCAAGACAGCGAGAAAGTCGTTCACTCACTCGTAACAGGCATCCAGTCCATCGCAGAAGAGCAGGAGCTTTCTTTAGAAGCGGTCGAACGCATGGAAACGAACGCCAAGAAAGTGGGAGACATCATCTCCCTTGTTGGCAACCTTGCCGAGCAAACGAACTTGCTGGCTTTAAACGCGTCCATCGAAGCAGCCCGTGCCGGTGAGCATGGAAAAGGCTTCGCTGTCGTCGCAGAAGAAGTGCGGAAGCTTGCTGACGAGAGCGGCAAAGCGGTTAAAGGCATTTCTGATCTGATTCAAAATATGCAAAAAGATGTCTCACAGGTGGTCCAAAAGATTACCGATGGGGTTCAGTTTGCTCGCCGTGAAGCGGATCGTGGCGGAGAGACCAATCAGGCGATCGCGGATATGTCGACGTCTGTTAACGAAGTTGCGTTAGCGGTCCAGGAGATTTCTGCCCTTGTAGACCAGCAGTTAACGTCACTCCAATCGACATCGATTCAATCACAAGAAGTCTCAGCCATTGCAGAAGAAACCTCAGCCGGTACGCTTCAAGCAAGCTCATCCGTACAGCATCAGACAGAATTAATCGAATCCATTGATCAGATTGCCCATGCGCTTCAGGAACAAGCGGACGGATTAAGACAACAAATCCACCGATTTCGAATTACAGATATAGAGAAGGGATGA
- the rpiB gene encoding ribose 5-phosphate isomerase B, whose protein sequence is MKVIVASDHGGVNIRKEVTSLLEEMNIEFEDIGCDCEGSVDYPDYAIPAAERVANGEFDRGILICGTGIGMSISANKVKGVRCALVHDLFTAKVTREHNDSNILAMGERVIGPGLAREIAKTWLSAEFEGGRHANRVSKISEYEA, encoded by the coding sequence ATGAAAGTTATCGTAGCATCAGATCACGGAGGCGTGAACATTCGTAAGGAAGTAACAAGCCTTTTAGAAGAAATGAACATTGAATTTGAGGACATCGGCTGTGACTGTGAAGGTTCTGTCGATTACCCAGATTACGCCATTCCTGCAGCAGAACGCGTAGCCAATGGCGAATTTGACCGCGGAATCCTGATCTGTGGTACAGGCATCGGTATGTCTATTTCTGCGAACAAAGTAAAAGGCGTGCGCTGTGCGCTCGTTCACGACCTATTCACGGCAAAAGTAACGCGTGAACACAATGACTCAAACATTCTTGCAATGGGTGAGCGTGTAATCGGACCTGGTCTTGCGCGTGAAATTGCAAAGACTTGGTTAAGTGCGGAATTTGAAGGCGGACGCCACGCAAACCGCGTTTCTAAAATCTCGGAATACGAAGCATAA
- a CDS encoding WG repeat-containing protein, with protein MKECKKCGAQIEEGESCAKCNKDQAYIQDKNEESMFEFQPQRPTYDPPKKKEVLEPIEEETEERPPPAAPESIVEDDDPFLVDQAKGRKSQRRSKRKWLIAGLLLVVMSGAYLLYIQLTSNDTLYFTVNENAELGFVDETGELVLETGYNSNYPLYGIQLTSGIRGRGPEYMMESYYFTQPLFPAAKGEIGGDESYTFINQQGEQVFDETYEQAKAFHDGRALVVNDRARGYIDTDGEMVIATQYRGAKSFKDGYAPVVKNEKWGYINRSGDMVIEPLYREAFHFNEGVALVMQDDGRYHYIDSDGKKLIDDTFTKAYGFSEGLAPVQVNGQFGFINKKGTMKIEAQYDEAYPFHDDYATVCIDQKCGVINKGGDLVIEPTFRVIGWFVDGLAHAVAEGKSGYIDTEGNFEIELEGNYEHGFPFYKGTALTIKNVENPSRGDGIRYIFQYRNRDGEITHEFKPF; from the coding sequence ATGAAAGAATGCAAGAAATGTGGCGCACAGATCGAAGAAGGCGAATCGTGCGCCAAATGCAACAAAGACCAGGCCTACATTCAAGACAAGAACGAAGAATCCATGTTCGAGTTTCAACCTCAACGACCTACATACGACCCACCGAAGAAAAAAGAGGTACTTGAACCAATAGAAGAGGAAACAGAAGAACGCCCGCCCCCAGCAGCACCTGAGTCCATCGTCGAAGATGACGATCCCTTTCTGGTCGACCAGGCAAAAGGGCGTAAATCCCAAAGGCGCTCCAAAAGGAAATGGCTTATAGCGGGACTCCTCCTTGTGGTAATGAGTGGAGCTTACCTGCTGTACATTCAACTGACCTCAAACGACACCCTTTATTTCACGGTAAACGAGAACGCTGAACTAGGTTTTGTGGATGAAACAGGGGAACTCGTGCTTGAAACAGGATACAACAGCAATTATCCTCTTTACGGAATTCAACTGACTTCTGGCATAAGAGGGCGTGGCCCTGAGTATATGATGGAAAGCTACTATTTCACGCAACCTCTTTTCCCAGCCGCGAAGGGGGAGATCGGGGGCGATGAGTCTTATACGTTTATAAACCAGCAAGGAGAGCAGGTTTTCGATGAAACGTATGAACAGGCCAAAGCCTTTCATGACGGGCGAGCTTTAGTGGTGAATGATAGAGCGAGAGGTTACATCGACACAGACGGGGAAATGGTGATTGCCACACAATATCGGGGCGCCAAAAGTTTTAAAGATGGCTATGCTCCCGTTGTGAAGAACGAAAAGTGGGGGTACATCAATCGAAGCGGGGACATGGTCATCGAACCCCTCTATAGAGAAGCCTTTCATTTCAATGAGGGTGTAGCTCTTGTGATGCAAGACGACGGGCGCTATCATTATATCGATTCAGATGGTAAGAAACTTATAGACGATACGTTTACTAAAGCGTACGGCTTTTCTGAAGGCCTTGCTCCTGTTCAGGTAAATGGGCAATTTGGCTTTATTAACAAAAAAGGAACGATGAAAATCGAGGCTCAATATGATGAGGCCTACCCGTTTCACGATGATTATGCGACGGTTTGTATAGACCAGAAGTGCGGGGTCATTAACAAAGGCGGGGATCTTGTTATCGAACCAACGTTCAGAGTGATTGGATGGTTCGTAGACGGCCTCGCCCATGCGGTAGCAGAAGGCAAAAGTGGGTATATTGACACGGAAGGGAACTTCGAAATCGAGCTCGAAGGCAATTACGAACACGGCTTTCCTTTTTATAAGGGAACGGCCTTAACGATCAAAAACGTTGAAAACCCTTCAAGAGGAGATGGGATTCGCTATATCTTCCAGTACAGAAATCGAGATGGGGAAATTACCCACGAATTTAAGCCATTTTAA